The region ttcaaaccctgttgaagtcctgaatttttcaggtttctctacgcaattgtaaaaattgcgttcataactgcgaagatcatacatgtagctccacttgatttcatatccgcagttcatatatgattcatttcatataccgtttcatcaatattattataattgtttctTTTCCTACTTGTTACCCAGGTCTTGTAAATGGCTTTACTGAAGTCAGCAAAATATACAGTGTTGATTTATTTGACACTACAGTAGACTATCAGGATATAAAGATCAGTGATGAACTGATAAGGAGTCAACTCATGTGGCCAGATATGTCACACAGTGATACTAACAATGCTAGAGATCAAGGAAAATATGTCAAAGAGAAGGTATAGTATTTAAACACCAGTGACCCTTTCAGGAAGTGTTCTTATTGAAGAATATGAAGAAAGATAATGGTGACACAAACAGAAATAGGATGGGCGGAACAGGGAACTCCAGCCCATCATCTCATGTGTATTTCCACTTTGGCCTCAAtttgtttttatggcttttCATTCATATGACAATGTTGGCTAATGTACATAGGCTAATAGCGAAACTATGTAAATACTGCTAATTATAACATATTATTCATTTCTCTTATATCCTTTGTGAAGGATTTAGATAAGTGGGCTGACGTTTGTGTCACTGAAGTGATTGATGCCTGTCATTTCTGGGCTCATGTTGGAGGAAAACAGGTGGCACAAAAAGTAGAATGGATTAATCAAAGACTGTTATCAGAGGTGAATCGATGCAGACTCTTGAATtcaaggggtggcgaatggttcttcaaaaactctgggtcttgcaaaattttagtcgaatttcacgggtctcgcagtctcgttttttatatgaaggtgtcaaacactttgaagtctcggtctcgcaatctaaaaagttaAAATGTCTCAGGCTcccaaagaaaaacgctggtctcgccgtctcgcaaagtctcgcatttaccattcgccacccctaattcagttgattgattgattgattgattgattgattgatttatttaattattgcaACCATTGGTCAATTTAGTGATTTTGGTGGCCCAGCTGGAGAATCTGTGAGCCTGTACATGTAAGTCATGTGAGCCTTGCATTTAAGTCGAAGCACCTATTTttaaacggttagctttcaataaagttaagtaaagtaaagtggtgcatttatatagcgcctttatcacaaacgtctcaaaggcgctttacaatgatcaatttacccccagcggactggaagcatatacaggcgcaaattgcagccgcttctaagcagtccatgcatgctggtactcattttaccaacctcggaaggatggaaagctgagtgaactttagcgggaaagaaggtcgccaaacattccagtctcggcagaaccgggaatggaacccgggaccttagcgttggaaggcagagatctcaccactgcgccaacccctccgctcattactgtgtgacttgcatgttgactcgcTTCTTGGCTCGCATGGGTCACAGCCATGACTTGCATGACTCACGTGGCTTGCTGGCTTGCACATTGTCCTCATTCAATTTTGGTCGACATTGatataatttattgattaatatACGTATATCTGAGGATTGAACTAATCAATAAGACACAACTTCttctgtgactctgagtttcacgcttacGTGATCATCAGACAGACTTTAATGAACATCGTGAATATATTACTACATGTATCTATTTTGGTGGTTTGTTTGAATGATTTTTATCTGGCATCTCAGGAATGCTCACCTCTGACTGGTATACCAGAACCAGGAACATTTGTTTGTGTTTCTGAAATTATTGGAGGTCATAGAGATTGTTACCGTGCCCAAGTACTTGGCATTGAGCATATCACGGATGGAACCTTGTTGGCTCATGTGTTTGCTGTGGACAGTGGCTTCACTAAGAAATTGTCTGTCAACGATTTGTATTTCCTTTGCGAGGATTTGCTAGACATCCCTCCCCAGGTACCAAAATTACCCATATTTAttgtttaattaataaaataatgtGCTGTAGAGATGTTAACATGTTCTTTGGTCATGAAAAAAGTCAAACTTTATCTTACAGTAATAATGTAccccaaaaaatgttttgcaaTACCAAAGTAGATATATATTATACACcgaagttattgttattttcaaaatggccatgTGATTTCTTGATCTaatcttaaaaaaacaaacaaagaaggtGCACTACAGTATAGATTTGATGATCACTAGTCTACTATTACAAATTAATGAGCGTTAGTGAATATTTGAGCTTAATCTTAATCCATCTTTGGATATTTCAGGGCAATTCAATTTTCCAGCTTACatgaataacaataataatattctgTCATTTGTAGAACACATATTTTGCATGTGAAGACTCAAATGCGCTTTACCAGTTTGACCAACCAACCAGAGAAAAATTTAAATCAATTGCAACATAATTCCAAAAAATCTCAAGTGGCAGAGGAGAAccatttggctatttacaaatatatttACATTGTACAAATATGGATTTGGCAAATTCCCTGATGCAAGTTGTTGTATTCCATGTTAGAGAGTTGAACGCTAGTTCACGGCTAGCTAAACAACCACACTTGACACCATGTTGATTAGCCTCAAAAACAGACCACAAGGTCTGAACCCTTTattcaactgcgcatgcgtgacatgTATGTAACATCGTTCCCTCCCTAATGGGGTACAAGTCACAATCAAGTTAAACTAAGTACAATGCAACAATAATGTCAAAACTAGACTTCCTCTACGAGTCTTTTAGGGCATTTGATTTCTCTACTAGATCTCCGCAAAGAGGCTTTGTCAACCGCCTCCACTGGAACAGTAGTGTTTGCCTCTGGTTTCAAATCCAGATACCCACCTCTTGGGCTGTCTGTTGGAGGAGTGGATTCAGGGATTTCCCAGGTCTCCTCCATAATCTCCCTACTACTAGGCACGGAGAGGCTTTTCTCCCCTGTTTCCTCTGTTTCCACTGGAGGCAACTGACTTGTACAACCATTACCCCTGCACCGTGATTTTCTTTGAGGCGGGGAAACAACTGATTAGCATGACACCTAACGTATATCTGGTCCCTTAAAGAACACCATATGTGACAGATCCCTGCTTATCAACCACCTCCCCGGGTAAATGCTTAGCTCCCTGTCCATAATTACGTGAATAAACATGGTCAAATGCCTTTTTCATTGCTTCCTGTTTAGTCTGCACTTTAACATATACAGATGGAAACACCGCCCCTAGGGAGTTTTAATCATGCGGCCCATTAATAGCTGGCAATTGGTGGCAGGCTCGTGGTGCTATGGGGGGTGGTATGCTGTCTGAGGAGAATGCGAGCAGTTTTGGCTGTTAAACTACCAGATTTCATTTGTTTAAGTTTACATGTAGCTTCAAGTGTCTGAACAGCACGTTCGGCCAGCCCATTTGAGGCTGGATGAAGTGGAGCAAATTGCAAATTGCTCACTTGTAAAACAAGAACTATTGTCTGATACTAGGGTATCAGGCACACCATGTGTGGCAAACATGTGGCGTAGTCCCTCAATAGTTGCCTCTGAAGTTGCAGTGTTAGTGACTGCTATTTCCACCCACTTAGAGAAAGCATCCACCACAATCAGATACGTCCTACCAAAAAGTGGCCCAGCATAATCCACATGTAACTTGACCACGGAGACTTTAAGTACTCCCAGGGATGCAAAACTGTTTTAGGTGGTGCATTACGGGAGTCCTGGCATGATTCTCAAGATTTAACCATTTGTTCCAGGTCCGTATCTAAACCTGACCACCATACCAAACTCCTAGCTACTGCTTTCATGAGTGTAATGCCCGGGTGGGTGTCATGTAGTTTTGCCATGATTTGCTCATGCTTTTTAGGTGGCACCACTACCCTGCACCCCCATAGTATGCATCCTCCCTCAACACTTAAGTCATCCTTCCTACTGAAAAATCACATTATTTCTGGGGCCACTCCGTCAGGATATAGTGCCTAACCTTTGCTAGCACAGGGTCTCTGCTAGTGCCTACCTTAATCTGTTGGGCAGTTACAGGGCTGTTGTCAATAGTTTCCATAAGGTGTATAATGTCACCTGGAATTGGAGTGTCTTTGGGGGCCTTAGGTAGGGGTAGCCTAAGTACTGAGGTCATCTGCATGGCCATTTTCCTGTCCAGATTGTTTCAAGGTATAATTATATGCTTGGAGCATAATAGCCCTGATGATCTTAAGATTCAAGGGAGGCTCTTTCACATAGAGATTTGGTCTCCCCAAACAATCCCAGTAATGGTTTGTGGTCAGTATAAACAACATAGTGTTTTCCATATACATACTGATGGAACTTCTTCACAGCAAAAGTAAGTGCAAGGCTAGGGCTTCCCTATCTATTTGACTGTAGTTTTTTCTCAGCAGGGGATAAGGAGCTGGAGGCCATAACAACTGGATGCTCTGTGCCAGCTGGCATGATGTGGTACAAAACAACCCCAAACCCCGGGTTTACTACCATTTCCCTGTTGGGGTCATAATGAGTTTTCACCCCTGCTGACTGTGTAAGGGATTTCACTTCAGAGAAGGCAATTTCCTGTTCATTTCCCCATTGGAATGGTACTCCCTTCTGCAACAAATGGTGAATTGGTTCTAGAGTTTCAGACAAGTTGGATTAAAAATTTCCTATAGAAATTTACATGTCCCAGGTAGGCCTGTACTTCTTATGTGTTTGAGGGCCAGGGCATTTCCAGAATAGCCTGAATTTTCTCCTGTAATGGTTCAATGCCCCTGTCAGAAATTTTATGCTCTAGATAGACAATGGAAGTCATGTAGAATTGGCATTTCTTTTCCCCAATTTTCAGGCCTGCCTTTTCCAGCCTATTTAGGACTTCATACAAATATTGCTTGTGCTCAGGTGTTGTCTTCCCTGTGATGAAAAATATCATCAAGGAAAACTAGGACATTGGGAATCCCTGCCAAAATTGATTCAATTGATCGTTGAAAAAGGGACGGGACATTGGGAATCCCTGCCAAAATTTATCCATTTGATCGTTGAAAATGGATGGGGCACTCTTGATTCCTTAGGGAATGTGCCTGTACTGGAACAAGCCTCTGTGTGTTGATGGCCGTGTACTTATGCGAGTCTTCATCCAGTTCCACTTGTGCATATGCCTCAGACATGTCTAATTTGGAGAAAACAGCCCTATCTGCCAATGCGGCAAACACATCCCCAACCCTGGGGAGTGGGTGACGACCTAAGTGAGACACCTTATTAACTGTGGTTTTGTAATTGCCACAGAGTCTAATATTCCCATTGGCTTTACGCACTGGGATGCCCATTCAGAGAACTGGACATTAGTTCTATTACTCCCAAATTCTCAAGTCGACCCAGCTCTGCGTCCACAAGCTCTCTCTCAGTAAATGGGATGGGTCTTGCTTTTTGATAAATAGGCACTGTGCCTTCCTTGACATGTATTTTGGCCTTAACCCCCTCTAACTTTCCCAACCCTGGTTTAAAAAGTTTGGGGAAGTTGCTGACAGGGTTTGGGTTGTTATCAAAATTAGACTTACCGGTAATAGCATGTACCTGACAAGATTCCATGATCTCTGCCCATGATTCTGAGGTCTCTACCAAGCAAAGTAGCACCTTCGTGATCTACCTTTAACACATTGTTCATAGCTACTTGTCCCTTATAATGTAAACTGTCCTAGGAATAATGCACCCCTAGTCTTGATGGTCTCCTTGGTGTAGGTGCGCACAGGCTTACGGTTGGGTTCCAGTTGTCTTTTGCAAGTTATCAAACTCCTTGCTGCTCATTACTATACATGATGCACCAGTGTCTACTTTGATCGTGATGAGTTTGCCATGACACAAAAGTTTCACCATAATTATATGGGGCACCCGTCTTCGGTCCTTCATCGGTACAAAATACTGTGATATTCTGCTCGCCTGAAGCTTCCTCAGCAGTGCTATTGGGTTGAACCTCGATGTTTTAGACTAGTTTGGAGAAGCATTTAGCACTCGTATGGCCTCTGAAGCCACAACGGTCGCATGTTAAGTACTGTTTCAACTTGCGATCTCCAGCAAAATGCTGGCCACCACATCTGCTGTAATCCAGCTTCTTGGTGGAATACCGGTAGTTGTTCTTGcgatgtttttcttttactcGCGAGGGGGGATTCTGTCCCCTCTCAAATTTTAGAACTTCTCCCTCGGGATCTACCGCTTGAACTGTGTCCAGGGGCTGTGTTGGTTCTGGGTTGAGTGATCTGGCGTTCAGATTTGCTTTCTTGACTGCCAAAAGGAAAGCAATCTTTTCAGCTTTCTTTAATGTCAATTTATCCTCCTTGATTTAAAAGAATTGCTTCTGGGTTTGTACGTCGTTGAGGCCATTGACGAGTTTGTCTCTCAGCATTTCATCCAAGTTCATGAATTGGCAGTGTTCAGTAAGTTTCCGAAGTTCAACCAAGAAGTCTGCAATCGACTGGCCAGGCTTTCGTACACAGTCAACGAAATCCGATCTTGCGAAGATGTAGTTGAGTTTCAGCGATAGGTGATCTTTTACCCTTTTATAAATTACCAACTGAAGCCAGAAGAATTGCCTTCTTTTGCTTTCCATCTGTGATCACGTTGGCGCTGAAGTAATACTCCATTTGTTCACAGTATTTGGTCCAACCCTTTCCTGTGGAATGCAAGTCAAATTCACTTAGTTTTATATGAGTGTTTTGAGCCATTTTTTTGCTTGCAGTCGCCAATGGATTTGGCAAATTCCCTGATGCGAGTTGTTGTATTCCAAGGTAGAGAGTTGGACGCTAGTTTGTGGCTAGCTATAAACAACCACATTTGACCCCATGTTGAGTAACCTCAAAAACAGGCCACGAGGTCCTAACCCTTTATTCAACTGCGCATGCAGTCGAACATCAAggaacatatttttatttaacatGCGCATGCGCATCGGTCAAACATCAAGGGCCTTAATAATTATCTAGAACAAGAGAACACAAAAGAGCGAGTTTTACAGGAGATAAGAATTCTTTATTAACCCAATATTGTGTAGAGAATAATCACAATTTTGACCTTGATGACGTCAAGGTCTTTGACCGTTGTCCCCAATGGGGAAAAAGATTCTTTTTAGAAGCGTGGCATTCAATTCGCGAACCTAATTCCATTAATGAACACGTTTACATTCCGGACATTTACAAGGCCCTTGGCAGACCTAAGTGACGTTTTTACGGCTTTTTTAAGCACTCATTTTGTATTTtgccattttatgctgaagaaggtcatagtattttgaccaaaacgtcctttttacataagttttttagtcagtgacaacaagttttttaattttttttatcatgcctgactacaactacggtatttttaaaatgcctGACATGTATGCAGTAACACAAGTGTTATGTCTGTACACTttcactttatttacaaacaaaatcATGATTGTACAAACAATACCATGATAGCCCACAGTTGGCTTAAGCTATTCTAGGCAGGTAAATGTACATGTTCATGTATGTAGCTGCAATAttaactacttactaaccgagctagctcgagccgtactggggaatattggcccgaggtcgtggcagtatggaccgagcgcagcgaggtccgtacaaaaacgaccgagggccaatattccccagtacggctcaagctagctcggttagtaagtagtttattataattatggctttttaattaccttttgctttgtttttgcaagcccgtaatcggcccgtgggcattacgggagaataatgccctacaattcagtcacaattagccaatcagagcgtgtaATATTCTGTGATTTAACTCGGACCACGAGGCACACACAACATGGCCGCTTCAACACAACTTTATTACAGCAATGCCCTCTGGGTACTAACACAATATGTACTATAGGGTACTTAATATATTACACTGCTTCCCCTGAGAAATACGACATTCTTACAAAGAGTGACACCATATTAACTACCGGGTATCACGTTGGCTACAAGTTCAATCGGACGACAGGTTTTCTGACTCTCTCTGATCGCCTCACAACTGGCGATGGAGTGTTTACATGCCCTTCATTAACACTAGAATTTGGTTCATTATTTTCATCTGAGAAATTGTCTGGCGGCTGCGGCACGCTAGTTGAACTTTGCCCATGATCTATACCTAAGTTAGATTGATCACACAATTCTGGGACAGGTATATCTAGCTCTCCAATTTCATCTGGCACCTTATCATGAGCTTTGATCAAGTGATCAACATGAACATATCTTGTTTTATGGCCAGTCTTTACTAAATAAGTTCTGGGTCCACAAACCTTAACTACCCTTCCCAAAATCCACCTTTCAGTATTACTACTGGCTTGGGTATTTCTCACTCGAACTATGTCATTCTCTACAAACAGTCTATCCTGATGACTCttaaaatccttatatttcttttgcttgttctgtTTACTCTCGATTGTTTGGGCTAGATCAGGTTTCACTAAACTTAAACGCGTACGCAGGCGGCGTCTCATTAACAATTCAGCTGGCATAGCACCTGTGGTGCTGTGAGGGGTGGTACGATACCTTAAAAGAAAATCTGCGAGTCTATGTTTGATAGACCTACTCTTGTTTCCCTCTAAAACCTGTTTGACAAGTGCCTCCTTTACTACTCTGACTGCTCTTTCAGCTGCACCATTTGACTGTGGGTGGTAAGGAGGAGTTAGAGTATGTTTGATTCCATTTTTATGCATGAACTCAGCAAACTCGTTTGAGACAAATTGTGGGCCATTATCTGATACCACTTCCTCTGGCAAACCGTGTTGGGCAAATATAAGGCGTAACTCATTTATGGTCTTCTCTGTGGTGATAGAGGTCATGTGCTGTACCTCTATCCACTTGGAATGACTATCGATTACCACCAAGAAGTAGTCACTGCCTTTCTGGCAAAAATCAATATGAATACGCTGAAAGGGTCGTGTGGCCCATTTCCATGGTATCAAAGGGGCACTAGGTGGAGAGCTCCGAACATTCTGACACACTGAgcataattttatttctctttcaatCTCCTCATCCATCTTGGGCCACCAAACGCAGGTGCGCGCTAGTGCCTTCATTGCACAAACACCTGGGTGCTCCCAGTGCAACTCTTTTAACATCTTTCCTCTAAGTGCTTGGGGCATGATTACCCTGGAGCCCCAAAGAATGCAATTTTGTTCACAAGAAAGTTCATTCCGACGGGTATGGTAGGGTCTAAAATCTTCAGTACTAGCTTCTGGCCACCCCATCATAACCCAATCATGTACTTTGCTTAGCACCGGGTCCTGCAAAGTGGCTTTCCCGATATCCATCGCAGTTATAGGAAAATCCTTGTCAATAGCACTTAAACTGTAGATTTCACTCTCACTGCCTATCTTAGAATCTTCATGGGGTAATCTGGAGAGTGCATCACAGTTGCTGTGCTTTGCAGAACTCCTGTACTCAATTTGATAGTCATATGCTGAGAGAACAATTGCCCAGCGCTGCATACGGGCAGCTGCAAGTGGGGGTATGGCAGTTTTAGGGCCCAAAATAGTCAACAATGGCTGATGGTCAGTCACCAAAGTGAACTTTCTTCCATACAGAAACTGGTGGAATTTTTTAACTCCAAAAATGATAGACAAAGCCTCCCGTTCGATCTGGGcataatttttctcacttgaGCTAAGGGTGCGAGAAGCATATGCTATTGGCCTTTCTTGGCCATCCTCCATTACATGACTCAGTACTGCACCCAAGCCATAACTTGATGCGTCACAAGCTAGCCTAAGCGTACGATTCAGATCATAGTGGACCAACAAAGAATCACTGGTGAGGCCCTCCTTGCATGCCTCGAAAGCTTTCTGGCAGTCATTTGTCCATTCCCATCGAACATTTTTCTGCAAAAGTCGATGCAGAGGTGCCAAAATTGTAGCTAGGCCTGGCAGAAAGGAATGATAATACTGGACCATGCCCAGGAAGGACCTTAGTTCACTCACATTTTGTGGGGCAGGGGCTCTTTTCACTGCGTTGATCTTCTCTTCCACTGGCTGCAAACCGTCAGCGCTTATTCTCAGACCTAGATAGACCACCTCAGGTTTCAAAAATTCacattttggcaattttaaatgcaaattgTATTTGTGTAACCTGTCCAACACATCTGCGAGAATCTTGAGATTTTCCTGCCAATCATTTCCCCCTATTAGGATGTCATCCTGTTTACAAACGCATTTCTCAACTCCCAGAAGAATTTGATCCATCTTTGCCTGAAAGATCTTTGGAGATGACTTGACTCCATAGGGCAATTTTAAGTAGGAATAAAGACCTTTATGAGTAGCAATTGTCAAGTATTCCTGACTTTCTTTGTCAACATTTAACTGGGCATAAGCATGTGATAGATCAAGCTTACTAAATACTTTGGAGCCAACTAGCGCCGTATACAAATCCTGAGTTGTGGGTAAAACATATTGCTCATCTTTAACAGACTGATTGATAGTTGACTTATAGTCTCCGCAAATTCTTACTGTGCCATCAGCCTTTGGCACAACCACAACTGGGCTAGCCCAACACGACCTGTCAGTTTTCTTTATGACCCCGTTCTTTTCAAGTTTGTCTAACTCCCTTTCCACTTGTTCTTTTAACGCATATGGAACTCTATGCGCTTTCACAAATGTAGGTCTTGCGTCGTTTCTCATGGTAATATGGGCCTCAAGGCCCTTCATACCTTCATAACTCTCAGTAAACAATTCACTATGTTTAGACAGCAAGTCATTCAATTGACTATCAGCACTCAAAGCATTTCCCTTAGAACTACAAAAGATCTCACCCCACTCTATCTTAATGTGCCGCAGCCAATTTTTACCAAGTAAGGTAGGTTTAGCATCATAATTAGCTACAAGAATGGGTAGACAGTATTGTTTACCATTGTACACTATGTCACAATGCATTTCGCCTGACACATCAAGTACTTCACCTGTGTATGTCTTCAACGTTACTTGTGAGGGAGTCAGAGGCTCATCTGCAAACTTCTCAAGATATTCACTCTTACTCATTATTGAGAAATCTGCAGCTGTGTCCAACTCCATCATACATGGTTTTCCATTGATTATCATTTCCACAGTGTACCTGTTGCGATTAGGCCTATTTTGGTCAAGCGAATACAGAGAATAAATTCCTAATTCATCATCATTCTCACACTCATCATTGCCAGATTCTGAAACATGTACCTTGTGAACTCtacctttctttctttcgtccTTACTACGGCAAACAGAAGCTAAATGCCCAACTTTGGAGCACTTGTAGCATCTTGCTGACTTAAATTTACAAGACTGACCTGAATGACTACCCCCACACCTAGGACACGATAATTGTTCAGTGTTCTTGTTAATGTTCTCCCTTCCGTGTTCTGTCAGCTTGTTTACTTCAATGGTATCACTGCGTGAAGGGTGAAATTCATGGGTGTTCCTGTCAGCCATCTCCATGGTTTTCGCAATGCTGCAAGCCTTTTCAAACGTTAGATCTTCTGTGTTCAATAGTTTGTTTTGTATCTTCGGGTTGTTCAGTCCACACACGAATCGGTCTCGTAACGCCCGATTCAAGTACTCGCCATAATTACAATGGACGGCTAGTTTCTTCAAGGCCAACACATAATCACTGACTGACTCCTCAGATTTTTGATTTCGGGTACCAAAATGGAAACTCTGAGCAATTTCAAGCGGTTTCGGGTTGTAGTGCTTCTCCAAGATTCGAACAATGTCAGTAAAGAGCGTGTCCTTAGGCTTTGCAGGCGCCAAAAAATTACTGAGCGTTGAATACACCTCCGGTCCCACTTCTGTAAGGAAAATTGCACGTTTCCTGTTTGCTACCAGTTGGTTGGCGGCAACGCTTCCCTCTCCCGTTGTCTCCACAATGTTGTTGGCTGTAAAGAACATTTCCATCCTCTCGACGTACGCACTGAACGTTTCACGTTCAACGTTGAATTCACCAACACGCCCAAATAGGCCACTCGTGTTAGTGCTGGTCATCTTGTACGCCACAACACACACAGCGTTGTCCAAAAACCATGCACTATCAATTGAGATGGAAAAACGACcgatcctcgtcgccaaaaaTGTAATATTCTGTGATTTAACTCGGACCACGAGGCACACACAACATGGCCGCTTCAACACAACTTTATTACAGCAATGCCCTCTGGGTACTAACACAATATGTACTATAGGGTACTTAATATATTACAGAGCGCGcattatatcggctacaaacacaagccatataataaatgctGGGTAATAGAGAGATGAGCTTTCAGATTATTGCTGCTCATGACTGACTTTGGGTTGTGTGTGATTCTTTGATCTCTGAACATGCTAAGCATGTTTATACACACTCTACCTCTGCATGTAACCATAATTATACAATTACTGATAATTTTTGTTAACGATAATAACTAACTGGAGATATAGTCAAAATGTTAGTACTGTAAATAGAATGTATTGTTATGAAATAATGACAATGTTCGTAAATATCTTATGCAGGCGGTATTATGCTGCTTACCAGGAGTACAGGTGCCTTCTGAAAGTGCTGAAGTTTTGGAACATGTCGCTGGTAAGGAATTAAATTAATAATCATCATAACAATTATTTCTCCTTGTGTTTTGGGCTCTCTCCTTCACATACACATTAACACATACATGTCTTTCAGGTGTCCTCAGAAATTTGACCCAAGAGAATGATTCTTATCGACTTTCTGTTGCTGCTCAAAATGGTCTGGAGTTCCTGGTCAAAGTAAGATTTCTTGCGATACTGTTAAAGCTGCAGCTTCTTCCCAGTGGGTATGGTAATCAATGCATCATTCGCTTTAAGGGAGGGGTAGGGGATGGGGGTAGGGTTTGAAGGGTACCACAGCTAAAACAActcaaacctttacaaaaatgctaatctTTAGATAACATTTacgcctaaggttagcatttttgtaaacttATTTAGGTTTcagttgtttcagctatggtatcTTTCAGCCTTTTTCCCTGCTCCAGTAATAGTCATGCTGTTGAAACACTGGCCACAGCTGTAGACCAACATATttaggatcttaaaataactgataAGATGAAGTGGTCTGTATTGTGAATGTGGCAAAGATTTATTGCCAGTATTCTTAAACTTTTCAGCCGTCTTGCTCTATAACGATACTTGTAACCTTGGAGGAGTGGCAacaaaaatgtttctttcatCTATTTCACGTCTTTTTTACTTTAGATTTTTAATCTTTCAGCTTTGTATGATCCCAAACAGAGAAGTCTGTATGCAGGCTGTGGGTGCAA is a window of Montipora foliosa isolate CH-2021 chromosome 5, ASM3666993v2, whole genome shotgun sequence DNA encoding:
- the LOC138004568 gene encoding uncharacterized protein; translation: MTSTNTSGLFGRVGEFNVERETFSAYVERMEMFFTANNIVETTGEGSVAANQLVANRKRAIFLTEVGPEVYSTLSNFLAPAKPKDTLFTDIVRILEKHYNPKPLEIAQSFHFGTRNQKSEESVSDYVLALKKLAVHCNYGEYLNRALRDRFVCGLNNPKIQNKLLNTEDLTFEKACSIAKTMEMADRNTHEFHPSRSDTIEVNKLTEHGRENINKNTEQLSCPRCGGSHSGQSCKFKSARCYKCSKVGHLASVCRSKDERKKGRVHKVHVSESGNDECENDDELGIYSLYSLDQNRPNRNRYTVEMIINGKPCMMELDTAADFSIMSKSEYLEKFADEPLTPSQVTLKTYTGEVLDVSGEMHCDIVYNGKQYCLPILVANYDAKPTLLGKNWLRHIKIEWGEIFCSSKGNALSADSQLNDLLSKHSELFTESYEEFHMR